The Methylomonas koyamae genome has a segment encoding these proteins:
- a CDS encoding TraU family protein, protein MKRFVFLWVLGGLITLTTPLYAETTTNSVDPLCSDAELWSGKLISDICWSCLFPIRAAGASLGGGNVPSIATDEKFCFCTDPMGIPELGMTMGLWNPARLIEVVRNPWCSPALGGHKFSASNVRLIATTGKADFDASEMAFFNYHYFAFPLTILLDLFWDGHCNSDGYRDFDLLYVSELDPTWNNDLLAFFTSPETALFANPVAISACVADAAAAAIGSPLDALFWCAGAWGHMYPLSGISPTSYGTDPRITSLLATRATASLHRRGLAWKTTGNDALCGGYIYPFIPKSQYRLSMFYPVAETESNHAIGETTFKWGAGRTYPGPGEDHLYLLWRWQDCCVGL, encoded by the coding sequence ATGAAGCGGTTCGTTTTCCTTTGGGTGTTGGGCGGTTTGATAACCCTGACAACTCCGTTGTATGCCGAAACCACCACCAATAGTGTCGATCCGTTGTGCTCGGACGCCGAACTGTGGTCCGGCAAGCTGATCTCCGATATTTGCTGGAGTTGTCTGTTCCCGATTCGCGCCGCCGGTGCATCGTTGGGCGGTGGCAATGTACCCAGTATCGCCACGGATGAGAAATTTTGCTTCTGCACCGATCCGATGGGCATTCCGGAACTGGGCATGACCATGGGGCTTTGGAATCCGGCGCGCCTAATTGAGGTTGTCCGCAATCCCTGGTGTTCACCGGCGCTGGGCGGTCATAAGTTCAGTGCCTCGAATGTGCGTCTGATCGCCACCACCGGCAAGGCCGACTTCGATGCCAGCGAGATGGCGTTTTTCAATTACCACTATTTCGCCTTTCCGTTGACCATTCTGCTGGATCTGTTCTGGGATGGCCATTGCAACAGCGACGGCTACCGGGATTTCGATTTGCTGTATGTATCGGAGCTCGATCCGACCTGGAACAACGATTTGTTGGCGTTTTTTACCAGTCCGGAAACGGCGTTGTTTGCCAATCCTGTGGCCATTTCAGCCTGTGTCGCCGATGCTGCTGCGGCAGCAATCGGCAGTCCCTTGGATGCCTTGTTCTGGTGTGCCGGCGCTTGGGGACACATGTATCCCTTATCCGGCATCTCGCCGACCAGTTACGGCACCGACCCGCGCATCACCAGCTTGTTGGCTACACGCGCCACGGCCTCCCTGCATCGGCGTGGGCTGGCCTGGAAAACAACCGGCAACGATGCCTTATGCGGCGGCTACATCTATCCCTTCATCCCCAAGTCGCAATATCGGCTATCGATGTTTTATCCGGTCGCCGAAACCGAGTCCAATCACGCCATTGGCGAAACCACGTT
- a CDS encoding TrbC family F-type conjugative pilus assembly protein, giving the protein MRCFDQTLARQIRSVFCLILGVPFFPAFAEEAWLTRSQAILQALEGQPRPDWLNGQSEQLDVKRQAQQVFEASQAIRADALSTRSTKLASGLPTTPSNKPLTLLFVSFSLGEPALKGIFEEAADRDDVLLVFRGPKPGQKLPALMADLKRLLKGIEPLPNIVIDPTRFQRWSVASVPDIVVEQEDKSLLHVRGVSSLSWLDEQIKAGKQGELGTLGDVGEIAEIDLLEEIKRRMAAIDWKQKQQQAIARFWEQQKFEDLPTAQADRDRIVDLTITAPRDLVAPNGQLIIHAGQTVNPLDKMPFGLCLMVFDATVPAQVELIQHQSCQDKQSRVMYLATSLSRHKGWESLKRLETTLQAPVYLLTPDVRSRFQLQHVPAVVEQSGNRLLVHERKLPAATGERS; this is encoded by the coding sequence ATGCGTTGTTTTGATCAAACTCTGGCTCGGCAAATCCGGTCGGTATTCTGCCTGATCTTAGGGGTTCCATTTTTTCCAGCTTTCGCAGAGGAGGCTTGGTTAACACGCTCGCAGGCCATCTTGCAAGCCCTGGAAGGCCAGCCTCGACCCGACTGGTTGAACGGTCAATCCGAACAGTTAGACGTGAAGCGCCAAGCGCAACAAGTATTTGAGGCCTCACAAGCGATTCGCGCAGATGCGCTATCGACAAGATCCACAAAATTGGCAAGCGGCCTACCAACAACGCCTTCGAACAAACCACTCACACTGTTGTTTGTCTCCTTCTCGCTGGGTGAACCTGCACTGAAAGGCATCTTTGAAGAGGCCGCAGATCGGGACGATGTGTTGCTAGTGTTTCGCGGCCCAAAGCCCGGCCAAAAACTACCGGCCTTGATGGCAGACCTCAAGCGATTGCTGAAAGGCATCGAGCCATTACCGAACATCGTTATCGATCCCACCCGTTTTCAACGCTGGTCGGTTGCGTCGGTGCCGGACATCGTCGTCGAACAGGAAGACAAATCCCTTTTACACGTCCGGGGTGTCAGTAGTTTGTCCTGGCTGGACGAGCAGATCAAAGCCGGCAAACAGGGTGAATTAGGAACCTTGGGCGATGTCGGCGAGATTGCCGAAATCGACTTGCTTGAAGAGATCAAACGCCGGATGGCCGCCATTGACTGGAAGCAAAAGCAGCAACAGGCCATCGCTCGATTCTGGGAACAGCAAAAATTTGAAGACTTACCCACCGCTCAGGCCGATCGTGATCGGATTGTGGATCTGACCATCACCGCCCCACGCGATCTAGTTGCACCCAACGGTCAGCTGATTATCCATGCCGGACAAACCGTCAATCCCTTGGACAAGATGCCGTTTGGCTTATGCCTGATGGTATTCGATGCCACGGTGCCAGCTCAAGTTGAGCTGATTCAGCATCAGTCCTGCCAGGACAAACAATCTCGCGTGATGTATCTGGCCACGTCGCTGTCTCGTCATAAAGGTTGGGAGAGTTTAAAGCGTTTGGAAACGACGTTGCAGGCACCGGTGTATTTATTGACACCGGATGTGCGCAGCCGTTTTCAATTACAGCATGTGCCCGCTGTCGTTGAACAATCCGGTAATCGTTTGCTGGTTCATGAACGAAAACTGCCGGCCGCAACCGGAGAACGATCATGA
- the lepB gene encoding signal peptidase I, whose translation MQSNHSNVAIATTTNTKQRPYKTRAALLRFIGKALPILLLVLAVERYIGQRFLIGGDDQVDRCLPDKWVYLIDTHNKDIWRGDLIAFRAERMAPFFKDGQIIVKIAAGVTGDTVHVDPKHTMINNEQVIDGLPLSEKLNKAPSSFKRHETIPPAAYWVTGQTDKSFDSRYWGYVYDHQVIGRAYALF comes from the coding sequence ATGCAATCCAATCATTCAAATGTCGCTATCGCCACGACAACCAATACCAAGCAGAGACCCTATAAAACCCGAGCGGCGTTACTGCGGTTCATCGGGAAAGCTTTACCGATCTTGTTGCTGGTATTGGCCGTTGAACGCTATATCGGTCAACGCTTTCTGATCGGCGGCGACGATCAGGTCGATCGCTGCCTGCCGGACAAATGGGTGTACCTGATCGACACTCACAACAAAGACATCTGGCGCGGCGATTTGATTGCGTTTCGCGCCGAGCGCATGGCGCCTTTTTTCAAGGACGGCCAGATCATCGTCAAAATTGCCGCCGGCGTCACGGGCGATACCGTCCATGTCGACCCAAAGCACACCATGATTAACAACGAACAGGTCATCGACGGTTTGCCATTGTCGGAGAAACTGAACAAAGCCCCCTCCTCTTTCAAACGCCATGAAACGATTCCACCGGCCGCCTATTGGGTGACCGGGCAAACCGACAAAAGCTTCGATTCCCGTTACTGGGGCTATGTCTACGACCATCAAGTGATTGGACGGGCCTATGCGTTGTTTTGA